Proteins co-encoded in one Aphelocoma coerulescens isolate FSJ_1873_10779 chromosome 21, UR_Acoe_1.0, whole genome shotgun sequence genomic window:
- the EPHA8 gene encoding ephrin type-A receptor 8, whose translation MAWAQGDLTSSLSIVITLAACLSATTSEVNLLDTSTIPGDWGWMTYPSHGWDSINEMDEFFSPIHTYQVCNVMTPNQNNWLRTNWVQRDGARRVYAEIKFTLRDCNSMPGVLGTCKETFNLYYMESDRDLGTSTRESQFLKIDTIAADESFTNVDLGVRRLKLNTEVRGVGPLSKRGFYLAFQDIGACIAIVSVRVYYKKCPATVRNLASFSEAVTGADSSSLVEVRGECVGHSEERDTPKMYCSAEGEWLVPIGKCVCSAGYEEQRDSCMACQLGFYKSAPGDQLCAKCPLHSHSESRAARVCRCDSSFYRAVQDPPSAACTRPPSAPVNLISSVNGTSVTLEWGPPLDKGGRADIVYNVLCRRCAGDAGPCEACGSSIRFVPQQMSLVQGALTVTNLLAHTNYSFWVEAVNGVSDLSLESRRAAVANITTNQAAPSQVVVVHQESTGQNSVTLLWQEPDQPNGIILEYEIKYYEKDKEMQSYSTLKSKSTTATISGLKPATRYIFQVRARTSAGCGRFSQTVEVETGKPASLRYDTMTIVWICLTLITGLVALLVVLICKKRHCGYSKAFQDSDEEKMHYQNGQVKFPESKFYVDPHTYEDPCQAVHEFTREIEASRIKIEKVIGSGESGEVCYGRLKLPGKREIPVAIKALKAGYTEKQRRDFLSEASIMAQFDHPNVIHLEGVVTRSKLVMIVTEYMENGSLDTFLRKHDGQFTVIQLVGMLRGIGAGMRYLSDLGYVHRDLAARNILVNSNLVCKVSDFGLSRVLEDDPDAAYTTTGGKIPIRWTAPEAIAYRKFSSASDVWSYGIVMWEVLAYGERPYWNMTNRDVINSVEEGYRLPAPMGCPTTLHQLMLDCWQKDRSERPRFSQIVGILDKLIRNPDNLKCMGTVNRFTQTRLDRGLLDLTSCLTVEDWLDSIRLGHYRENFAMAGYSSLGMVMRMNIEDVRSLGITMMGHQKKILSSIQAMRSQLLNTNGPRRHL comes from the exons TGAACTTGCTAGACACGTCAACAATCCCAGGAGATTGGGGCTGGATGACTTATCCCTCGCATGGG TGGGATTCGATCAATGAAATGGATGAGTTTTTCAGCCCCATCCACACCTACCAGGTCTGTAACGTCATGACCCCCAACCAGAACAACTGGCTCCGGACCAACTGGGTCCAGCGGGATGGAGCGCGGCGGGTCTATGCAGAGATCAAATTCACACTGAGGGACTGTAACAGCATGCCAGGTGTGCTGGGCACCTGCAAGGAGACCTTCAACCTCTACTACATGGAGTCTGACCGGGATCTGGGCACCAGCACCCGGGAGAGCCAGTTCCTGAAGATTGACACGATTGCAGCAGATGAGAGCTTCACCAACGTGGACCTGGGTGTGCGGCGCCTGAAGCTGAACACAGAGGTGCGGGGTGTGGGACCGCTGAGCAAGAGGGGGTTCTACCTGGCCTTCCAGGACATAGGTGCCTGCATTGCCATCGTCTCGGTGCGGGTGTACTACAAGAAGTGCCCAGCTACAGTGAGGAACTTGGCATCCTTCTCTGAGGCTGTGACTGGGGCAGACTCGTCCTCCTTGGTGGAAGTGCGGGGAGAGTGTGTGGGCCATTCGGAGGAGAGGGACACCCCCAAAATGTACTGCAGTGCCGAGGGAGAGTGGTTGGTGCCCATCGGGAAGTGCGTGTGCAGTGCTGGCTATGAAGAGCAGCGGGATTCCTGCATGG catgccagcTGGGATTTTACAAATCAGCCCCTGGGGACCAGCTGTGTGCCAAGtgtcccctgcacagccactcGGAGAGCCGGGCAGCACGCGTGTGCCGCTGTGACAGCAGCTTCTACCGCGCTGTGCAGGACCCCCCCTCTGCCGCCTGCACAC GGCCCCCCTCTGCTCCTGTGAACCTGATCTCCAGTGTGAACGGCACCTCTGTGACCCTGGAGTGGGGCCCGCCACTGGACAAGGGTGGCCGTGCGGACATTGTGTACAACGTGCTGTGCCGGCGCTGCGCGGGCGATGCGGGGCCGTGCGAGGCCTGCGGCAGCAGCATCCGCTTCGTGCCCCAGCAGATGAGCCTGGTGCAGGGAGCGCTGACCGTCACCAACCTCCTCGCACACACCAACTACTCCTTCTGGGTGGAGGCCGTCAACGGCGTCTCCGACCTCAGCCTGGAGTCCAGGAGAGCAGCGGTCGCCAACATCACAACAAACCAGGCAG CCCCGTCACAGGTGGTGGTGGTGCACCAGGAGAGCACAGGCCAGAACAGCGTCACGTTGCTGTGGCAAGAGCCGGACCAGCCCAATGGCATCATCCTGGAGTATGAGATCAAGTACTACGAGAAG GACAAGGAAATGCAGAGCTACTCGACTctgaaatccaagagcaccacTGCCACCATCTCTGGTCTCAAGCCTGCAACCCGCTACATTTTCCAGGTGCGGGCTCGCACCTCTGCCGGCTGCGGGAGGTTCAGTCAGACTGTGGAGGTGGAGACAGGGAAGCCGG CGTCTCTCCGGTATGACACGATGACGATCGTCTGGATCTGCCTGACACTCATCACTGGCCTCGTCGCCTTGCTGGTAGTTCTGATCTGCAAGAAGAG GCACTGTGGGTACAGCAAGGCTTTCCAGGACTCTGATGAGGAGAAGATGCATTATCAGAATGGGCAAG TGAAGTTCCCCGAGTCTAAGTTCTATGTGGACCCCCACACGTACGAGGACCCCTGCCAAGCTGTGCATGAGTTCACCCGTGAAATAGAGGCCTCCCGGATCAAGATTGAGAAGGTCATTGGGTCTG gggAGTCTGGAGAGGTGTGCTACGGCCGCCTGAAGCTGCCAGGCAAGAGGGAGATTCCTGTGGCCATCAAAGCACTGAAGGCAGGCTACACAGAGAAGCAGAGGCGGGACTTCCTGAGTGAGGCCAGCATCATGGCACAGTTTGACCACCCCAATGTCATCCACCTGGAGGGTGTGGTCACCAGGA GCAAATTGGTAATGATTGTTACTGAATACATGGAGAACGGCTCACTAGACACCTTCCTCAGG AAACATGACGGGCAGTTCACGGTGATCCAGCTGGTGGGGATGCTGCGGGGCATCGGGGCAGGCATGAGGTACCTGTCTGACCTAGGCTACGTGCACCGGGACCTGGCCGCCCGCAACATCCTGGTCAACAGCAACCTGGTGTGCAAGGTGTCTGACTTCGGCCTCTCCCGCGTCCTGGAGGATGACCCTGATGCTGCGTACACCACCACG GGGGGGAAGATCCCCATCCGCTGGACGGCTCCCGAGGCCATCGCATACCGCAAGTTCTCCTCGGCCAGTGACGTGTGGAGCTATGGAATAGTCATGTGGGAGGTGCTGGCCTACGGCGAGCGGCCCTACTGGAACATGACCAACCGGGAT GTCATTAACTCTGTGGAGGAAGGCTACCGCCTGCCTGCCCCCATGGGCTGCCCCACCACCCTGCACCAGCTCATGCTGGACTGCTGGCAGAAGGACCGCAGCGAGAGGCCTCGCTTCTCCCAGATTGTGGGCATCCTGGACAAGCTGATCCGCAACCCTGACAATCTCAAGTGCATGGGCACTGTGAACAG GTTCACCCAGACACGCTTGGACAGGGGCCTCCTCGACCTGACCAGCTGCTTGACTGTGGAGGACTGGCTGGACTCCATCCGACTGGGGCACTACCGGGAGAACTTTGCCATGGCTGGGTACTCCTCCCTGGGCATGGTGATGCGCATGAACATCGA GGATGTTCGGAGCCTGGGAATCACCATGATGGGCCACCAGAAGAAGATCTTGAGCAGCATCCAGGCCATGAGAtcccagctgctgaacacaaatGGCCCCAGGAGGCATCTCTGA